The Amycolatopsis viridis genome window below encodes:
- a CDS encoding PaaI family thioesterase, with protein MTFEPASPGSSEWLRQALAFSRATGAPALACAAGLRHASSSPFTLGFAPPPAPQRLGLVEVAMLADFALGGALRQRLGRTRPLPTLSLTLDLTGLPDVAGARTLAEARDVAVAADGIGTAAGAIRSGNAVLGHCSATFAVPSGGSQAELPWDRPDPPSQDNHRSVDLGELTPAERALFAAARSAEAVGRSWCDQVVGTAMADEDGTSVLVPSEVMTNRAGAVQGGVLFAAAARCGAPRDGARSRLVSGTMRFLAGASAAKPIVLEPAVEHTTRRTLFTQVRLWQDGTVRAVAGLVHRR; from the coding sequence GTGACCTTCGAACCGGCCTCGCCGGGCAGCTCGGAGTGGCTGCGCCAGGCGCTCGCGTTCTCCCGCGCGACGGGTGCGCCAGCCCTGGCCTGTGCGGCCGGCCTGCGCCACGCGTCGTCCTCCCCGTTCACGCTGGGTTTCGCGCCCCCGCCCGCACCGCAACGCCTCGGCCTCGTGGAGGTGGCGATGCTGGCGGACTTCGCGCTCGGTGGCGCGCTCCGCCAGCGGCTCGGGCGGACCCGGCCGCTGCCGACCCTGAGCCTCACGCTCGACCTGACCGGGTTGCCCGATGTCGCCGGGGCGCGGACGCTCGCCGAAGCACGTGACGTCGCGGTGGCCGCGGACGGCATCGGGACCGCGGCCGGCGCGATCCGGAGCGGGAACGCCGTACTGGGGCACTGCAGTGCGACCTTCGCTGTTCCGTCCGGGGGATCACAAGCGGAACTTCCGTGGGACAGACCGGATCCGCCCAGCCAGGACAATCACCGATCGGTCGACCTGGGCGAGCTCACCCCCGCGGAACGAGCACTGTTCGCGGCTGCGCGGTCGGCGGAGGCGGTCGGCCGGTCGTGGTGCGACCAGGTGGTGGGCACTGCGATGGCCGATGAGGACGGGACCAGCGTGCTGGTGCCCAGCGAGGTGATGACCAACCGGGCGGGCGCCGTGCAGGGCGGCGTGCTGTTCGCCGCGGCCGCCCGATGCGGCGCACCCCGCGACGGCGCCCGCTCGAGGCTGGTCTCCGGGACGATGCGATTCCTGGCCGGGGCGAGCGCGGCGAAGCCCATCGTGCTCGAACCGGCGGTCGAGCACACCACCCGCCGGACCCTGTTCACCCAGGTACGGCTGTGGCAGGACGGCACCGTCCGCGCGGTCGCGGGTTTGGTGCACCGTCGCTGA
- a CDS encoding cytochrome P450 family protein, which translates to MTEHTVPASELYTESFAADPYPVWARLREQAPVCPVSSPRFDSYLITRFDDARDALTDPRLSKDLYGPGEHYLRIFGPNSAELNKNMLNSDPPEHTRLRHLVSQAFAPRRIEALRPRIAEVVDGLLDKIVPSGECDLMREFAIPLPMVVICELLGVPEIDHDRFIGWTQVIRTSGSIKRSPEEERAAVQQAQLQLHDYLADLVQRKRTEPGDDLISALIDACDQDGRLSERELVSTTFLLLFAGHQTTADFLGNAVLALLCHPGQLDLLRERPELLPNAVEELLRYDGPLPVASPRVATEDVEYDGMRIPRGSIVGVVLNAANHDPRRFDDPDRLDVRRTGPHLGFGYGVHHCLGVSLARMEALIGIGALIDRLPGLRLAVPVDELRRLPPASPFRGLLELPVRFTTGR; encoded by the coding sequence ATGACCGAGCACACCGTCCCGGCGTCCGAGCTGTACACGGAGTCGTTCGCCGCCGACCCCTACCCGGTCTGGGCGCGGCTGCGGGAACAGGCCCCGGTGTGCCCGGTCAGCTCGCCCCGGTTCGACTCGTACCTGATCACCAGGTTCGACGACGCCAGGGACGCGCTGACCGATCCGCGGCTGTCCAAGGACCTCTACGGCCCGGGCGAGCACTACCTGCGGATCTTCGGGCCGAACTCGGCGGAGCTGAACAAGAACATGCTCAACTCGGACCCGCCGGAACACACCCGGTTGCGGCACCTGGTGTCCCAGGCGTTCGCGCCGCGCCGGATCGAGGCGCTGCGGCCGCGGATCGCGGAGGTGGTCGACGGGCTGCTGGACAAGATCGTCCCGTCCGGCGAGTGCGACCTGATGCGGGAGTTCGCCATCCCGCTGCCGATGGTGGTGATCTGCGAGCTGCTCGGCGTCCCGGAGATCGACCACGACCGGTTCATCGGCTGGACGCAGGTGATCCGCACGTCCGGGTCCATCAAGCGCAGTCCCGAGGAGGAGCGGGCCGCGGTGCAGCAGGCCCAGCTGCAACTGCACGACTACCTGGCGGATCTGGTGCAGCGCAAGCGGACCGAGCCGGGCGACGATCTGATCAGCGCCCTCATCGACGCGTGCGACCAGGACGGCAGGCTGTCCGAACGGGAGCTGGTGTCGACGACGTTCCTGCTGCTGTTCGCCGGGCACCAGACCACCGCGGACTTCCTCGGCAACGCCGTGCTGGCGCTGCTGTGCCATCCCGGGCAGCTGGACCTGCTGCGTGAGCGGCCGGAGCTGCTGCCGAACGCCGTCGAGGAGCTGCTCCGCTACGACGGCCCGCTCCCGGTGGCCAGTCCCCGGGTGGCCACCGAGGACGTCGAGTACGACGGCATGCGGATCCCGCGCGGGTCGATCGTCGGTGTGGTGCTGAACGCGGCGAACCACGACCCGCGGCGGTTCGACGATCCGGACCGGCTGGACGTGCGCCGGACGGGCCCGCACCTGGGTTTCGGCTACGGCGTGCACCATTGCCTCGGCGTCTCGCTGGCCAGGATGGAGGCGCTGATCGGCATCGGCGCGCTGATCGACCGCTTGCCCGGGCTCCGGCTGGCGGTCCCGGTGGACGAGCTGCGCCGGCTGCCGCCGGCCTCCCCGTTCCGCGGTCTGCTCGAGCTGCCGGTGCGGTTCACCACGGGCCGGTAA
- a CDS encoding PucR family transcriptional regulator, giving the protein MRLGDLLAVLGAEQLEVEVLQRDGTAVVTDVAILDPPEQVDRGQLVLAVGIDAGDPRAGEVVAGAAKAGAAAVVFRATGRPGPAGLAREHGISLLRAKPSISWTRLVTLVRTLLTATTADPESPQDRTSPSTVYGLADAIAVTVGGSVVLYDRAHRVVAYSVQGFEIDEVRRDTILGRRTPDQWIERFTTDNSAYETFREPGRVVRVDGYEGLSTRLRIAICSEGEVLGEISVAEGNQPLGPEAEAALVRAARLAVPHMLRHRLVEDADRATRMRLLRGLLYGDVSPAADLGLGGKTGLVVIGFAGADLPPGDDGSLAGERVWHLLSLQMSSIGPAVGVLPAGSVYYALVPAGEGDRVTRIVEPALRHIERMGITGHAAIGPWSPGPGDVPAARQVVDDLLYILRRPGWPATPTVVTAESRWPDLALLPVERALAGTTPCAQLRSLREHDELQNTDYIRTLRVFLDEFGSVSRTSERLVLHPNSVRHRLDRLVEIAGLDLSDPAQRLAVMIQLRALAWGAAPGSRGTGK; this is encoded by the coding sequence GTGCGACTCGGTGATCTCCTTGCGGTGCTCGGAGCGGAGCAGCTCGAGGTCGAGGTGCTCCAGCGGGACGGCACGGCCGTGGTGACCGACGTGGCCATCCTCGACCCACCGGAACAGGTGGATCGGGGTCAGCTCGTGCTCGCTGTCGGTATCGATGCAGGTGATCCACGAGCCGGCGAGGTCGTCGCCGGCGCGGCGAAAGCCGGCGCCGCGGCGGTCGTCTTCCGGGCGACGGGTCGACCGGGTCCCGCCGGCCTCGCCCGCGAACACGGGATCTCGCTCCTGCGGGCCAAGCCGAGCATCAGCTGGACGAGACTGGTCACGCTGGTCCGCACGTTGCTCACCGCGACCACGGCCGACCCCGAATCGCCCCAGGACCGAACCAGTCCCAGTACCGTCTACGGTCTCGCGGACGCGATCGCCGTCACCGTCGGTGGTTCAGTGGTGCTCTACGACCGCGCCCATCGGGTCGTCGCCTACTCGGTCCAGGGGTTCGAGATCGACGAGGTACGGCGGGACACCATCCTCGGCAGGCGCACACCGGACCAGTGGATCGAGCGGTTCACGACCGACAACAGCGCGTACGAGACTTTCCGCGAGCCCGGCAGGGTCGTGCGGGTGGACGGTTACGAAGGTCTGTCCACCCGGCTGCGCATCGCGATCTGCTCCGAAGGTGAGGTTCTCGGCGAGATCTCCGTCGCCGAAGGCAACCAGCCGCTGGGCCCGGAAGCCGAAGCCGCGTTGGTCCGCGCCGCACGTCTCGCCGTGCCGCACATGCTGCGGCACCGGCTGGTCGAGGATGCCGACCGCGCAACCAGGATGCGGCTGCTCCGCGGGCTCCTGTACGGAGACGTCTCACCGGCGGCGGACTTGGGCCTGGGCGGCAAGACCGGGCTCGTGGTGATCGGTTTCGCCGGCGCCGACCTCCCACCGGGCGACGACGGGAGCCTCGCCGGGGAACGGGTCTGGCACCTGCTGTCGCTTCAGATGAGCAGCATCGGTCCCGCTGTCGGCGTACTGCCCGCGGGATCCGTCTACTACGCACTGGTGCCGGCCGGCGAGGGCGACCGGGTGACCCGGATCGTGGAACCGGCGTTGCGCCACATCGAGCGGATGGGCATCACGGGACACGCGGCGATCGGCCCGTGGTCGCCCGGGCCTGGTGACGTGCCGGCCGCGCGCCAGGTCGTGGACGATCTCCTGTACATCCTGCGCCGTCCCGGCTGGCCGGCCACCCCCACGGTGGTGACCGCCGAAAGCCGGTGGCCGGACCTGGCGTTGCTGCCGGTCGAACGAGCGCTCGCCGGCACGACGCCCTGCGCCCAGCTGCGCAGCCTGCGCGAGCACGACGAACTCCAGAACACCGACTACATCAGGACCCTGCGGGTGTTCCTCGACGAGTTCGGGTCGGTGTCCCGGACGTCCGAACGGCTCGTGCTGCATCCCAACTCGGTGCGGCACCGGCTCGACCGCCTCGTCGAGATCGCCGGACTGGACCTCTCCGATCCGGCGCAACGACTGGCCGTCATGATCCAGCTCCGCGCTCTGGCCTGGGGTGCTGCACCCGGCTCGCGCGGTACCGGGAAGTAG
- a CDS encoding MFS transporter — MALNDEETKTHVPTDTGPWYRDVTAANWRSLFAAFLGWGFDGYETYALTVVLTPMLNQLLDPGQRANLPLWGGIAVGVTLLGWAIGGVIGGMVADRIGRKRVMLFSIAAYSAFAGLTAFSQNLEMLIVLRFLTGLSLGSEWGTGTALIAETWPTRARAKAAGTMQAGFGFGALLASAVWLVLSEFGPGMWRVVFVIGVVPALFTLYIRRNVTESKVWQQSAGRETAEKSSRFTLAQVFRDRVGRRRVLLTLVLSLFSIGAYYTVSTSLPLFVKQLAGGQGQAVVNHLTSLAGITYNVGSILGYIAGGFIADALGRRRYIALYLVGAVATTAVLYLTADSATTVVWLAAVNGFFTLGMFAAFAIYLPELFRSRVRATAISFVFNSTRLIAAAGPIVFGNLVLAFGGVTKAAVILGSLYIVGLVVLPFLPETRALSLQEK, encoded by the coding sequence ATGGCCCTCAACGACGAGGAAACCAAGACTCACGTTCCCACCGATACCGGCCCGTGGTATCGCGACGTCACCGCCGCGAACTGGCGATCGTTGTTCGCGGCGTTTCTCGGCTGGGGTTTCGACGGCTACGAAACCTATGCGCTGACCGTGGTGCTGACGCCGATGCTGAACCAGCTCCTCGATCCAGGTCAGCGCGCGAACCTGCCGCTGTGGGGCGGAATCGCGGTGGGCGTCACCCTCCTGGGATGGGCGATCGGCGGCGTGATCGGTGGAATGGTCGCCGACCGCATCGGACGCAAACGCGTCATGCTTTTCTCGATCGCGGCCTATTCGGCGTTCGCCGGTCTCACCGCCTTTTCCCAGAACCTCGAAATGCTGATCGTCCTGCGCTTCCTGACCGGCCTTTCGCTGGGGAGCGAATGGGGCACCGGGACGGCGCTCATCGCCGAAACGTGGCCCACCCGGGCGCGCGCGAAGGCCGCGGGAACCATGCAGGCCGGCTTCGGGTTCGGCGCACTGCTCGCCTCCGCGGTGTGGCTCGTCCTCAGCGAGTTCGGCCCCGGGATGTGGCGGGTCGTGTTCGTCATCGGTGTCGTACCGGCCCTGTTCACCCTGTACATCCGGCGGAACGTCACCGAGTCGAAGGTGTGGCAGCAATCCGCCGGTCGCGAGACCGCGGAGAAGAGCAGCCGGTTCACCCTCGCCCAGGTGTTCCGCGACCGGGTCGGCCGTCGACGCGTGCTGCTCACGCTCGTGCTGTCGTTGTTCTCGATCGGCGCCTACTACACCGTGTCGACCTCCTTGCCGCTCTTCGTCAAGCAGCTCGCCGGCGGTCAGGGCCAAGCGGTGGTCAACCACCTGACCAGCCTGGCCGGGATCACCTACAACGTGGGATCGATCCTCGGGTACATCGCCGGCGGATTCATCGCCGATGCCCTCGGTCGGCGCCGGTACATTGCGCTGTACCTGGTGGGCGCCGTGGCCACCACGGCGGTGCTCTACCTCACCGCGGATTCGGCCACCACGGTCGTCTGGCTGGCCGCGGTGAACGGGTTCTTCACCCTGGGGATGTTCGCGGCCTTCGCGATCTACCTGCCCGAGCTGTTCCGGTCCCGGGTGCGCGCGACGGCGATCAGTTTCGTGTTCAACTCCACCCGCCTGATCGCGGCGGCCGGCCCCATCGTGTTCGGCAACCTCGTGCTCGCTTTCGGTGGTGTCACGAAGGCGGCGGTCATCCTCGGTTCCCTGTACATCGTCGGGCTGGTCGTGCTGCCGTTCCTCCCGGAGACCCGCGCCCTCTCGCTCCAGGAGAAGTGA
- a CDS encoding CaiB/BaiF CoA transferase family protein, whose protein sequence is MTKTDAAGFSGRPLTGLRVVALEHAVAAPLCSRHLADLGADVVKVEKPEGGDLARGYDSVVKGQSAYFVWANRGKRSVALDLKTEDGRAVLAELLDRADVFVHNLGPGAVDRMGFGAEVVARRWPRLIACAISGYGADGPYRDHKAFDLLIQGEAGLLSVTGTPDQPAKVGISVADMCAGVYALSTILAAVVERERTGRGRTIDISMLDCLAEWMMAPVYHQLYSGRQPSREGARHNMMVPYGVYRVGDDGHVNFAVQTSAQWRALCDQVLHRPDLADHPDYRTNELRVRNRDSLERLIEREFASSAGVSDVVGRLMAAGIPTGNVNDLAGLLDHPQLGDRWFDTGSPGGPVRALRPPFNLGDEPARSRGVPGLGEHTAEVLAELRGSAPDPLV, encoded by the coding sequence ATGACCAAGACCGACGCCGCTGGGTTCAGCGGCCGACCGCTCACCGGGCTGCGCGTCGTGGCGTTGGAGCACGCGGTGGCGGCCCCCCTGTGCAGCCGCCACCTGGCTGACCTCGGCGCCGACGTCGTCAAGGTGGAGAAGCCCGAAGGCGGCGACCTCGCCCGCGGCTACGACTCGGTCGTGAAGGGCCAGTCCGCGTACTTCGTCTGGGCCAACCGCGGCAAGCGCAGCGTCGCCCTGGACTTGAAGACCGAAGACGGACGTGCCGTCCTCGCCGAGCTGCTGGACCGGGCCGACGTGTTCGTGCACAACCTCGGCCCCGGCGCGGTCGACCGCATGGGCTTCGGCGCCGAAGTCGTCGCACGCCGGTGGCCCCGGCTGATCGCCTGCGCGATCTCTGGTTACGGTGCGGACGGGCCGTATCGCGACCACAAGGCGTTCGACCTGCTGATCCAGGGTGAGGCCGGGCTGCTGTCGGTGACCGGAACCCCGGACCAGCCCGCGAAGGTCGGCATCTCCGTCGCGGACATGTGCGCCGGCGTGTACGCGCTGTCGACGATCCTCGCCGCGGTCGTGGAGCGCGAGCGCACCGGTCGCGGGCGCACGATCGACATCTCCATGCTCGACTGCCTGGCCGAGTGGATGATGGCACCGGTGTACCACCAGCTCTACAGCGGCCGGCAGCCGTCGCGGGAAGGTGCCCGGCATAACATGATGGTGCCGTACGGCGTCTATCGCGTCGGCGACGACGGGCACGTCAACTTCGCCGTCCAGACCTCCGCACAGTGGCGGGCCCTGTGCGACCAGGTGCTGCACCGGCCGGACCTCGCCGACCACCCCGACTACCGCACCAACGAGCTGCGCGTCCGGAACAGGGACAGCCTGGAGCGGCTGATCGAGCGCGAGTTCGCGTCCAGCGCGGGAGTGTCCGATGTGGTCGGCCGGCTGATGGCCGCCGGTATTCCCACCGGCAACGTCAACGACCTGGCCGGTCTCCTCGACCACCCGCAACTCGGCGACCGGTGGTTCGACACCGGCTCACCCGGCGGCCCGGTCCGCGCACTGCGTCCGCCGTTCAACCTCGGGGACGAGCCCGCCCGCAGCCGGGGCGTGCCGGGCCTCGGTGAGCACACCGCGGAGGTGCTGGCCGAACTCCGCGGCAGCGCACCGGATCCTCTGGTGTGA
- a CDS encoding FAD-dependent oxidoreductase: MIRAMYRLRARPGAEGAIEAAWRTVSARIGALAGNRRRELLRDADDPRSFVVVTEWADERALRDYRGGPVAADLAAAFRPLRQMCGDEAFHVLDTVAGHGPPIRVEFTVTVPEDRRTDFERGYAEVATRMAGVPGYVGEELLRDPGTSTYHIFAEWSSEEAFRAWVDDPDHTRRTGPILPFTADFRRRILHITARPETVAGKENHMSTTTDVLVVGAGPAGLTTAVELARRGIDCRVVEQRAEPPAHADKAIGVHCRTMEIWEDQGIVRDAMDSGIWLTGQAVFVNGTEIHRMSWELPELPYAHLGLPQYETERILTQRLAALGVHPRRGAELTGFTQDADGVVATLAVDGGTETVHARYLVGCDGAHSTVRERLGLTFTGGLGRFPQLFMLADVDVAWDMPDGHLLRFLHQTDGKMDNMLVCVPLRGESRYRVATVAPPRFFAQTGGQDAPPGFSAELAEPALADVQAAFDQLAPAGSRVSNLRWSSVFRISHGIVDRYREGRVFVAGDAAHLHPPAGGQGMNTGIQDAYNLAWKIALAVKGVAAPGLLDSYEAERRPQGEEVVGRAVRLAGTDELDREDLKRQFLQEMSMLVSYADSQWVGESGGFDGGPGPGERAPDVGGLRRRGVGHPLRLHDLTRGTRHTLLIYADDSAAEADVLVAEKLCADARARSCGELDVYLLLSPTAPAPVMLDPPVLRDQREEFRGTYAVAGTALYLVRPDGHVGFRSRPADGDALAAHLRGVFGSTR, from the coding sequence ATGATCCGGGCCATGTACCGGTTGCGCGCCCGCCCGGGAGCCGAGGGCGCGATCGAGGCCGCGTGGCGGACGGTGTCGGCGCGGATCGGCGCGCTGGCCGGCAACCGCAGGCGCGAACTGCTGCGGGACGCCGACGATCCGCGCTCGTTCGTGGTGGTCACCGAGTGGGCCGACGAGCGGGCGCTGCGCGACTACCGGGGCGGCCCGGTCGCCGCGGACCTGGCGGCGGCGTTCCGCCCGCTGCGGCAGATGTGTGGCGACGAGGCGTTCCACGTGCTGGACACCGTCGCCGGGCACGGGCCGCCGATCCGGGTCGAGTTCACCGTGACCGTGCCGGAGGACCGGCGCACCGACTTCGAGCGCGGCTACGCCGAGGTCGCCACCCGCATGGCCGGCGTGCCCGGGTACGTCGGTGAGGAGCTGCTCCGCGATCCCGGCACCAGCACCTACCACATCTTCGCGGAATGGAGCAGCGAGGAGGCGTTCCGCGCCTGGGTCGACGACCCGGACCACACCCGGCGGACCGGTCCGATCCTGCCGTTCACCGCGGACTTCCGCCGCCGCATCCTGCACATCACTGCGCGTCCGGAAACGGTCGCCGGCAAGGAGAACCACATGAGCACCACAACCGATGTACTCGTCGTCGGTGCCGGTCCGGCCGGGCTGACCACGGCCGTCGAGCTCGCCCGGCGCGGAATCGACTGCCGCGTCGTGGAACAGCGCGCCGAACCGCCGGCGCACGCCGACAAGGCGATCGGCGTGCACTGCCGCACCATGGAGATCTGGGAGGACCAGGGCATCGTGCGCGATGCCATGGACAGCGGGATCTGGCTGACCGGGCAGGCGGTGTTCGTCAACGGCACCGAGATCCACCGGATGAGCTGGGAGCTGCCGGAACTGCCGTACGCGCACCTCGGTCTGCCGCAGTACGAGACCGAGCGCATCCTCACCCAGCGCCTCGCCGCACTCGGCGTCCACCCCCGGCGCGGCGCGGAGCTGACCGGCTTCACCCAGGACGCCGACGGCGTGGTGGCCACGCTCGCGGTGGACGGCGGCACCGAAACGGTGCACGCCCGGTACCTGGTGGGCTGCGACGGCGCGCACTCCACGGTGCGGGAGCGGCTCGGCCTGACCTTCACCGGTGGGCTCGGCCGGTTCCCGCAGCTGTTCATGCTGGCCGACGTGGACGTGGCCTGGGACATGCCGGACGGGCACCTGCTCCGGTTCCTGCACCAGACCGACGGGAAGATGGACAACATGCTCGTCTGCGTCCCGTTGCGCGGCGAGTCCCGCTACCGGGTCGCGACGGTGGCGCCGCCGCGGTTCTTCGCGCAGACCGGCGGGCAGGACGCCCCGCCGGGGTTCTCCGCCGAGCTGGCCGAGCCGGCGCTGGCCGATGTGCAGGCGGCGTTCGACCAGCTCGCCCCGGCCGGGTCCCGGGTGTCGAACCTGCGCTGGTCGTCGGTGTTCCGGATCAGCCACGGGATCGTGGACCGGTACCGGGAGGGCCGGGTGTTCGTGGCCGGTGACGCGGCGCACCTGCACCCGCCGGCCGGCGGGCAGGGCATGAACACCGGGATCCAGGACGCCTACAACCTGGCCTGGAAGATCGCCCTGGCGGTGAAAGGCGTTGCCGCGCCGGGACTGCTGGATTCCTACGAGGCGGAGCGGCGGCCGCAGGGCGAGGAGGTCGTCGGGCGCGCGGTGCGGCTGGCGGGCACCGACGAACTGGACCGCGAGGACCTGAAACGCCAGTTCCTGCAGGAGATGTCGATGCTGGTGTCCTATGCGGACAGTCAGTGGGTCGGCGAGTCGGGCGGGTTCGACGGCGGACCGGGACCGGGCGAGCGGGCCCCGGACGTGGGCGGGCTCCGGCGCCGCGGCGTCGGTCACCCGCTGCGGCTGCACGACCTGACGCGCGGCACGCGGCACACGCTGCTGATCTACGCAGACGATTCGGCGGCCGAGGCCGACGTGCTCGTCGCGGAGAAGCTGTGCGCCGACGCGCGTGCGCGATCCTGCGGCGAACTCGACGTGTACCTGCTGCTCAGCCCGACCGCACCGGCACCGGTGATGCTGGACCCGCCGGTGCTGCGCGATCAGCGCGAGGAGTTCCGCGGGACGTACGCCGTCGCCGGGACCGCGCTGTACCTGGTGCGCCCGGACGGCCACGTGGGGTTCCGCAGCCGTCCCGCGGACGGTGACGCGCTGGCCGCGCACCTGCGCGGGGTCTTCGGGAGCACCCGGTGA
- a CDS encoding beta-ketoacyl synthase N-terminal-like domain-containing protein, with the protein MNAVVITGIGIVAPSGVGTEPYWRSTTDGELHVRPIEAFDASGYDTTIAGQVPGFRAEDYIDDRLTVQTDRWTWMALAAAGFALEDAGYDVGGRDRYHTGVAFGSGSGGVEFGQREIQALWSQGRRAVSAYQSIAWFYAANTGQVSIRHGTKGPSSVVVTEGAGGLDSIGYARRTIRRGTPTVIAGGTEAPLCPYSLACQSASGRLTTNPDPRYGYKPFDVAANGYAPGEGGAVLVVEDIEQARRRHAERMYAEVAGYAATHDAHHHHRPATDATQLTRCMRRAIEDARIEPQDVDLVIADGAGSRELDELEVRAIRDTFGDYAGEVPVTAPQGYIGRLCAGGSALNLAAGMLAMRDGLVPAVGNLDDPVPGYGLDFVRELRRMPVDVVLVNGRGYGGFNSTVVLRKPAGES; encoded by the coding sequence GTGAACGCGGTCGTGATCACCGGAATCGGCATCGTCGCCCCCAGCGGCGTCGGCACCGAGCCGTATTGGCGGTCCACCACGGACGGTGAGCTGCACGTGCGGCCGATCGAGGCGTTCGACGCCAGCGGCTACGACACGACGATCGCCGGTCAGGTGCCCGGGTTCCGGGCGGAGGACTACATCGACGACCGGCTGACCGTGCAGACCGACCGGTGGACCTGGATGGCACTGGCCGCCGCGGGGTTCGCGCTCGAGGACGCCGGCTACGACGTCGGCGGCCGGGACCGCTACCACACCGGGGTGGCGTTCGGCAGCGGCTCCGGCGGTGTGGAGTTCGGCCAGCGGGAGATCCAGGCGCTGTGGTCGCAGGGCCGGCGCGCGGTCAGCGCCTACCAGTCCATCGCGTGGTTCTACGCCGCGAACACCGGCCAGGTGTCCATCCGGCACGGTACGAAGGGACCCTCCAGTGTGGTCGTGACCGAGGGGGCCGGCGGCCTGGACAGCATCGGTTACGCGCGCCGGACGATCCGCCGGGGCACGCCGACCGTCATCGCCGGTGGCACCGAGGCGCCGCTGTGCCCGTACTCGCTGGCCTGCCAGTCGGCGAGCGGCCGGCTGACGACCAACCCCGACCCCCGGTACGGCTACAAGCCGTTCGACGTGGCGGCCAATGGCTACGCCCCGGGCGAGGGCGGCGCGGTGCTGGTCGTCGAGGACATCGAGCAGGCCCGCCGCAGGCACGCCGAGCGGATGTACGCCGAGGTCGCCGGGTACGCGGCGACGCACGACGCGCACCACCACCACCGCCCCGCCACCGACGCCACCCAGCTGACCCGGTGCATGCGGCGGGCGATCGAGGACGCCAGGATCGAGCCGCAGGACGTCGACCTGGTGATCGCCGACGGCGCGGGCAGCCGGGAGCTGGACGAGCTCGAGGTGCGGGCGATCCGCGACACCTTCGGCGACTACGCCGGCGAGGTCCCGGTCACCGCGCCGCAGGGCTACATCGGCCGGCTGTGCGCGGGCGGATCGGCGCTCAACCTCGCGGCCGGGATGCTCGCCATGCGCGACGGCCTGGTGCCCGCCGTCGGCAACCTGGACGACCCGGTCCCCGGGTACGGCCTGGACTTCGTGCGCGAGCTCCGCCGGATGCCGGTCGACGTCGTCCTCGTCAACGGCCGCGGGTACGGCGGGTTCAACAGCACCGTCGTCCTGCGCAAGCCGGCCGGGGAGAGCTGA
- a CDS encoding haloacid dehalogenase type II codes for MTEQTESLTGVKALMFDFYGTVVDMQSGLTKAITPYLRSKNYTAQPPNRVVTWWRRTHFENSMIDGLLGREHIPYREIGRQTVDYTLTRAGIPHTMDEVRELVSEIERLEPFPDVVEALGTLKEAGFKLVILSNGDPDMLESGVKYSGTEDLWTRVVSVAEAGAFKPHFATYATGAKAVGLDPSEVLFVANHAFDCVGAKAAGMRTAFVDRRKRPFGNEYYPPTLVVDDFAHLAREVIARTQG; via the coding sequence GTGACTGAGCAGACCGAGTCCCTGACCGGCGTCAAGGCGCTGATGTTCGACTTCTACGGCACCGTCGTCGACATGCAGAGCGGCCTGACCAAGGCGATCACGCCGTACCTGCGCTCGAAGAACTACACGGCACAACCGCCGAACCGGGTGGTGACGTGGTGGCGCCGGACACACTTCGAGAACTCGATGATCGACGGCCTGCTCGGGCGTGAGCACATCCCCTACCGGGAGATCGGGCGGCAGACGGTGGACTACACGCTGACCCGGGCGGGTATCCCGCACACGATGGACGAGGTGCGCGAACTCGTCTCGGAGATCGAGCGGCTGGAGCCGTTCCCGGACGTGGTCGAGGCGCTGGGGACGTTGAAGGAGGCCGGTTTCAAGCTCGTCATTCTGTCCAACGGCGACCCGGACATGCTCGAATCCGGGGTGAAGTACTCCGGCACCGAGGACCTCTGGACCCGGGTGGTGTCGGTCGCCGAGGCCGGCGCCTTCAAGCCGCACTTCGCCACCTACGCCACCGGGGCCAAGGCCGTCGGCCTGGACCCGTCCGAGGTGCTGTTCGTCGCCAACCACGCGTTCGACTGCGTCGGCGCGAAGGCCGCGGGCATGCGCACGGCGTTCGTCGACCGTCGCAAGCGCCCGTTCGGCAACGAGTACTACCCGCCGACGCTCGTCGTCGACGACTTCGCGCACCTCGCGCGCGAGGTGATCGCCCGCACGCAGGGCTGA
- a CDS encoding putative quinol monooxygenase has protein sequence MTAADAAGPGATVRTAGAAGTVRTVLAMRARAGCEQQFEAAWLSAAEEIGRLDGCLRQDLVRDTDDPRSYLIISDWADRELLDAFGRSEHRDRMMRVVRELRESARRQTYQVLYSLRSEEAR, from the coding sequence GTGACCGCGGCGGACGCGGCGGGCCCGGGGGCCACGGTGCGCACGGCAGGCGCAGCGGGCACGGTGCGCACGGTGCTCGCCATGCGGGCCCGGGCCGGGTGCGAGCAGCAGTTCGAAGCGGCCTGGCTCAGCGCTGCCGAGGAGATCGGCCGGCTGGACGGGTGCCTGCGGCAGGACCTGGTGCGCGACACCGACGACCCGCGCAGCTACCTGATCATCAGCGACTGGGCCGACCGGGAGCTGCTGGATGCGTTTGGCCGCAGCGAGCACCGGGACCGCATGATGCGGGTGGTCCGCGAGCTGCGGGAGTCCGCCCGGCGGCAGACCTACCAGGTCCTGTACAGCCTGCGAAGCGAGGAGGCGCGATGA